One segment of Rhodanobacter thiooxydans DNA contains the following:
- a CDS encoding DUF484 family protein, whose protein sequence is MTATLLDDATQARVVAAYLKRHPEFLSEYPELAARLTMPPREQGGAVSSLAVYQLQSLRDKNAELERQLAELIAIAAENEKLMERVHALTVALLRANTMEVTARTVVAKLSADFHTEQVRLLLFGDEPQLPRADWLQQIPGGAAALPEFREFLQKNEPVSGRLSTEKLERLFGIDAGQIRSVAMMRLGDSGILAIGSTNPDRFQPGMGTLFLKMIAATITAALARSRDVS, encoded by the coding sequence ATGACTGCCACCCTGCTCGACGACGCCACCCAGGCCCGCGTGGTCGCCGCCTACCTGAAACGCCATCCGGAATTCCTCAGCGAATATCCCGAGCTGGCCGCCAGGCTGACCATGCCGCCGCGTGAGCAGGGCGGCGCGGTATCGTCACTGGCGGTGTACCAGTTGCAGAGCCTGCGCGACAAGAACGCGGAACTCGAACGCCAGCTGGCCGAGCTGATCGCGATCGCCGCCGAGAACGAGAAGCTGATGGAGCGCGTGCACGCGCTCACCGTGGCGCTGCTGCGTGCGAACACGATGGAGGTCACCGCGCGCACGGTGGTCGCCAAGCTCAGCGCGGATTTCCACACCGAGCAGGTGCGCCTGCTGCTGTTCGGCGACGAGCCGCAGCTGCCGCGCGCGGACTGGCTGCAGCAGATTCCCGGCGGCGCTGCCGCGCTGCCGGAATTTCGCGAGTTCCTGCAAAAGAACGAGCCGGTCTCCGGCCGCCTGTCCACCGAGAAACTCGAACGCCTGTTCGGCATCGACGCCGGGCAGATCCGTTCGGTTGCGATGATGCGGCTGGGCGACAGCGGCATCCTGGCGATCGGCAGCACCAACCCGGACCGTTTCCAGCCCGGCATGGGCACACTGTTCCTGAAGATGATCGCGGCCACCATCACCGCCGCGCTGGCCCGCTCGCGGGATGTTTCCTGA
- the xerC gene encoding tyrosine recombinase XerC, protein MTPAQQVEQWLARLAGERHASPHTLAGYRRDLAKLLRFMHEQQLDAFDALDANRMRAFIAGEHRAGLAPKSVQRLLSSCRSLFRQLNREGQLASDPLLGVRGPKVRRKLPQVLDVDEATALVETDSGGQLAVRDRAMLELFYSSGLRLSELVGLRWLGLNLDEGEVRVLGKGSKTRIVPVGRHAVAALRALGAAEGMPADGPVFRGRGGAPINPRTVQLRMNKLALQQGIPKHIHPHLLRHTFASHMLESSGDLRAVQELLGHADIATTQIYTHLDFQHLAKVYDAAHPRAKHKP, encoded by the coding sequence ATGACCCCCGCACAACAGGTTGAGCAATGGCTGGCCCGCCTCGCGGGTGAGCGGCATGCCTCGCCGCACACGCTGGCCGGCTACCGCCGCGACCTGGCCAAGCTGCTGCGCTTCATGCACGAGCAGCAGCTGGACGCGTTCGATGCGCTGGACGCGAACCGGATGCGCGCGTTCATCGCCGGCGAGCACCGCGCCGGCCTGGCGCCGAAGAGCGTGCAGCGCCTGCTGTCGTCCTGCCGCAGCCTGTTCCGCCAGCTCAACCGCGAAGGCCAGCTGGCCAGTGATCCGCTGCTCGGCGTACGCGGCCCGAAGGTGCGCCGCAAGCTGCCGCAGGTGCTCGACGTGGACGAGGCCACCGCGCTGGTCGAGACCGACAGCGGCGGCCAGCTCGCCGTGCGCGATCGCGCGATGCTGGAGCTGTTCTATTCCAGCGGGCTGCGCCTGTCCGAGCTGGTCGGCCTGCGCTGGCTCGGCCTCAACCTCGACGAAGGCGAGGTACGCGTGCTCGGCAAAGGCAGCAAGACGCGCATCGTGCCGGTCGGCCGCCACGCCGTCGCCGCGCTGCGCGCGCTCGGCGCCGCCGAGGGCATGCCGGCGGACGGCCCGGTGTTCCGCGGTCGTGGCGGCGCGCCGATCAACCCGCGCACGGTGCAGCTGCGCATGAACAAGCTGGCACTGCAGCAGGGCATCCCGAAGCACATCCACCCGCACCTGCTGCGCCACACCTTTGCCAGCCACATGCTGGAATCCTCCGGTGACCTGCGCGCGGTGCAGGAACTGCTCGGCCACGCCGACATCGCCACCACGCAGATCTATACCCACCTGGATTTCCAGCACCTGGCGAAGGTCTACGACGCCGCGCACCCGCGGGCGAAACACAAGCCGTGA
- the hslV gene encoding ATP-dependent protease subunit HslV produces MESFHATTIVCVRRDGRVVIGSDGQVTLGNTVMKGNARKVRRLGKAGEVVAGFAGATADAFTLFELFEQKLEKHNNNLTRAAVEMAKEWRTDRRFGKLEAMLAVADKETSLLISGNGDVVEPEHGLIAIGSGGPFAQSAAMALLENTELDARTIVEKALKIAGDICIYTNHNVSIEEL; encoded by the coding sequence ATGGAATCCTTCCACGCCACCACCATCGTCTGCGTGCGCCGCGACGGCCGCGTCGTGATCGGCAGCGACGGCCAGGTCACGCTGGGCAACACGGTGATGAAGGGCAACGCGCGCAAGGTGCGCCGGCTGGGCAAGGCGGGCGAGGTGGTGGCCGGCTTCGCCGGCGCCACCGCCGATGCGTTCACCCTGTTCGAGCTGTTCGAGCAGAAGCTGGAGAAGCACAACAACAACCTCACCCGCGCCGCGGTGGAAATGGCCAAGGAATGGCGCACCGACCGCCGCTTCGGCAAGCTCGAGGCGATGCTGGCGGTGGCCGACAAGGAAACCTCGCTGCTGATCTCCGGCAACGGCGACGTGGTGGAGCCCGAGCACGGCCTGATCGCGATCGGCTCCGGCGGTCCGTTCGCCCAGTCCGCCGCGATGGCCCTGCTCGAAAACACCGAACTGGACGCGCGCACGATCGTCGAGAAGGCGCTGAAGATCGCCGGCGACATCTGCATCTACACCAACCACAACGTGTCGATCGAAGAGCTGTAG
- the hslU gene encoding ATP-dependent protease ATPase subunit HslU: MSELTPREIVNELDRYIIGQHDAKRAVAVALRSRWRRMQLAAEMRNEITPKNILMIGPTGVGKTEIARRLATLANAPFVKVEATKFTEVGYVGKDVESIIRDLADVAYKLTREQAAKRVRSQAEDRAEDRILDALLPRRQTPTDWSHDAAPATDSDTRQKLRKQLREGALDEREIELDFTASVGVEIMSPPGMEEMGAQLRQMFQNIGGGKTQSRKLAIKLARPLLIDEEAGKLLNDEEVRAQAMEAAEQNGIVFIDEIDKVAQRSDHGHAGVSREGVQRDLLPLVEGSTVSTKYGPIKTDHMLFIASGAFSLAKPSDLIPELQGRLPIRVELSALSVDDFKRILREPHNALTKQYVALLGTEGVGIEFTDSGVDRLAEVAFQVNERTENIGARRLHTVMERLLEKISFEAADKSGEKYLIDAEQVDKNLGSLVKDEDLSRYIL; this comes from the coding sequence ATGTCCGAACTCACTCCCCGCGAAATCGTCAACGAACTCGACCGCTACATCATCGGCCAGCACGACGCCAAGCGTGCGGTGGCGGTGGCGCTGCGCAGCCGCTGGCGGCGCATGCAGCTGGCGGCGGAGATGCGCAACGAGATCACCCCGAAGAACATCCTGATGATCGGCCCCACCGGCGTGGGCAAGACCGAGATCGCGCGGCGCCTGGCCACGCTGGCCAACGCGCCGTTCGTGAAGGTCGAGGCGACCAAGTTCACCGAGGTGGGCTACGTGGGCAAGGACGTGGAGTCGATCATCCGCGACCTCGCCGACGTGGCCTACAAGCTGACCCGCGAGCAGGCTGCCAAGCGTGTGCGCAGCCAGGCCGAGGACCGCGCCGAGGACCGCATCCTCGACGCGCTGCTGCCGCGCCGGCAGACGCCGACCGACTGGAGCCATGATGCCGCGCCGGCGACCGACAGCGACACCCGCCAGAAGCTGCGCAAGCAGCTGCGCGAGGGTGCGCTGGACGAGCGCGAGATCGAGCTGGACTTCACCGCGAGCGTGGGCGTGGAGATCATGTCGCCACCCGGCATGGAGGAGATGGGCGCGCAGCTGCGCCAGATGTTCCAGAACATCGGCGGCGGCAAGACCCAGAGCCGCAAACTGGCGATCAAGCTGGCGCGCCCGCTGCTGATCGACGAGGAGGCCGGCAAGCTGCTCAACGACGAAGAGGTCCGCGCGCAAGCGATGGAAGCGGCCGAGCAGAACGGCATCGTATTCATCGACGAGATCGACAAGGTCGCCCAGCGCAGCGACCACGGCCACGCCGGGGTCAGTCGCGAGGGCGTGCAGCGCGACCTGCTGCCGCTGGTGGAAGGCTCCACCGTGTCGACCAAGTACGGCCCGATCAAGACCGACCACATGCTGTTCATCGCCTCCGGTGCGTTCTCGCTGGCCAAACCGTCGGACCTGATCCCCGAGCTGCAGGGCCGCCTGCCGATCCGGGTGGAACTGTCCGCGCTCAGCGTGGACGACTTCAAGCGCATCCTGCGCGAGCCGCACAACGCACTGACCAAGCAGTACGTGGCCCTGCTCGGTACCGAGGGCGTCGGCATCGAGTTCACCGACTCGGGCGTCGACCGGCTGGCCGAGGTGGCATTCCAGGTGAACGAGCGCACCGAGAACATCGGCGCGCGCCGGCTGCACACGGTGATGGAACGCCTGCTGGAGAAGATTTCCTTCGAGGCAGCGGACAAATCCGGCGAAAAATACCTGATCGACGCCGAACAGGTAGACAAAAACCTGGGAAGCCTGGTCAAGGACGAAGATCTCAGCCGCTACATCCTGTAA